A segment of the Lolium perenne isolate Kyuss_39 chromosome 3, Kyuss_2.0, whole genome shotgun sequence genome:
GTCGGAAATCTCGTTCGTCTCTCCGTATTATCTTAAGGAGGCCGTGCTCAACACCTGGACCGGTGAGCTGGAAGGATTTCGGTCAATGGGAAATTTCAACTCCGTAAACCCTGGTGAAAGGCTATATATCCCAAACCCAACGCTACTGAGGACAGCCATCGGTAGACGACCATCGCAGCGCATCcggaatgatatggatgaatctgaAGCTGGAGGGCCAACGCGACAATGTTTCCTATGCAATCAATTTGGCCATTGGGACAGTAATTGTACAACCTTCGGCACTGGCCCAGCAGGAAGGGGGCAGCGAGGCACAAGGGCACGTCGCGGGAGGGGAAGAAACTAGGCGGCGAACGCTACTTCGAAACTTATTTGCAATTTTATGTACTGAACAACGAACTTGTAATAAGTATGGAACTACTTTGCAATCTCAAATGTGAAACTATGTTACTGTAATTTATGTAGTGAACAATGAATTTGTAATAAGTATGGAACTACTTTGCAATTTTATTGTGGTCCTGTATGTTACTTAAATATATATTCGTATTATGTCATGTGAATTTTGCAAATATGTTTTGTTGTTTACAGAAATGGCAGGAAGATCGTTGCTCAGTAGGGATGTTGAGAAGGCGCACCGTGCGGCGAAGCTAGAGGCAAGTCCTAATAGCCTTCCCACACTGGTGACACGCGGAGCTAATCAGAATTGGCAGATACACCCCGGTTGGGTTCAGAGGTATATGGGATTATATTTGATATATTTAATTTGAAGTACTCACACATACTCATTGGATTCTTATATGAATTTGTAGGTTGAAGTGGGCTGGACTTCTACATCATCGTCGTCCTCACTCTCAACCGTCCACAGCCATGGAAAGTTGTAATCTCTTTCCCTATCTCGTTCATTCTTCCAAGTTAGTGACTTCCACttctcattcaacctgataagctcaCACCTTATCTCCCGTGGGCTGCGAGCAGGCATCTTCTTCACTGGCCACCCATAAGAATATTTCTCAAACTCCCTACCCACCTTACGCAGCAAGGCGTCGCTACTGATGAACTCCTCGAATGTGTCTACCTTACTCTCCGTCATCACTTTGCGGGCCTCGGCTAGAAGAGGCCCGGCCATGGATTCGTTGAAAAGATGGGGGGGATTCTTATATGGGGGATCCATCTTCTTCACAGAATACACTGAAACACAAGGAAACGGTGGGGGGTTTTTATAGGCTACAAGAGATGACTTTCGGCGGGAAGATTGAGCGGGAAAATTGGGCGGGAAAAAGTGGCGGCAGATTTCGGCGGGAATAAATGGCGGGAAAATTGGGCGCGAAAAATTGGGCGGCAATAAATGGCTCGAAAATTGGGCGCGAAAAATTGGGCGGCAAATTTCAGCGGGTAACACTTGAGCCAAAATTTCGGACAAAACAATTTTGCGGCAAATTCATTTCACATTAATATTAAAACTGAAATAAAGATACATTGAAGCTGTAATTAAAATACGCCTTATcactacaacggaatttaagatacaatgacaaactaaaactgaaattaagatacatagctagtacgacacatcacactactttccctgcgtccaccgtggccattttccagacttgtcgccgcgttcttctgccgcttgcgcctcagcagctctttcccttagtctcttcctttctgcttcacgagcctccctgcgcacctcttcctctgcaaacctacgtgcagcctcatcatccatcctcttctgattcacctcgcgattacgagcttgttccgccctaagtttctgtatctgcctctctcgctctgctttttcattagcacgaaccttttcccaacgctcctcctcaaagaacgttgcccacgcacgccggtgtttctcctcaacctcctgacgcgcccaatccggctgctccgtgtctatccagtgaaaccatttgCATAGGGGCGGGGGAGACTGCAACACAAACAATAACATTAAATCACATTCATAAATAAATTAATGTCAACATAAAATTATGTCCAAACATACCggcggcctggtggacgacgaagctgaactacggggtggatcatgctcatagctcgcacacatgaaaaatttcatgccgaaccagtcggagaaatcctccacctgcttaaccttagcaagacggccgcaccaacaccgctccgcagtcacacccaggggcaaacttgcagccttcgccttcaccggcctaaactcctggtcagagcacggcacactcatgatggctaagggtgagcaaaccgaaaaaaagagaGATAGAAACACTTGTGCAGCGATGAGTGTCGATGCCTGCTTTTATAGGGAAAAATCCGAgagcgtggcgggaaaatatagcgggagatggtggcgggataaatttggcgggagatggtggcgggaagaaatggcgggataaATTTGGCGGGAGATGTTGGCGGGAAGAAGTGGCGGGAAGGGTGGCGGCAAAGGGTGAGAGGGAAATACGGCGGTGTGAACGGGAGCGGAAGAAGATATGGCGGGAAAATAATGGGGAGAAGTGCCAGCAGATATCCCTAGTAATAAACCTAAACTAAATCCATGCAGGGGGTGGGGCTACAGCCAGCCGATCGGTCGGTAGCTGGCCAAATGGTCTgtagctgaccaattggtcagctatCGACCAATTACTTTTTGGCTGTCAGAGTACAGGGCAGCCGACTCTCAATCGGCCGGCTACTGACCGATCGGTCAGTAGCTGACCGACCAGGTCACAGTTTCGGATTTTTTTCAAATCGCGCGCTATTCCTAGAATTaaataaaaaattcgtattatttaaaaaaaattcgccaGTGATACCTAGGTCTCGGAAATTCGGAACCCGTGGTACTGTAGCGGCAAAAAAATCGCGTTTTTAGAGCTTTaaaaattcctatttttttcgcgtAGAGGACGCATGTATGTATGTGCTCGTGCCATTTTTCATACTCAAATTTGAAAGTATATAGCTTAGGAAAAAATAACAAATTTTAGATAAATAGTAGGAGACTCACCCGCACAGTATTTTCATGTAGCTTAGGAGTCGGACAACTACATAACTTACTACTGGACTTTCCAGTATTTTCATGCCAGATCGAGTTATTCAGTGGGATGGTGATCCGCCTAGTCATGTTTTTGTAGATGCTCTTAATGATGTAGCTCTTTTGAGCAATGATGTAATCGAATCTTGATATCAGCAACAAGTTTTAGACGCACTCTTTTTCTTACCATGATGCTGAAGGGGACTGAAAAGTTTTAATGAAGCGGCTTGCTAGCTTAATATATAtttgtgtttcaaaaaaaaaactactgGATTAAGTTTAATCGGGTTTCGCAGTACCCATGTTCCAAAAAAACCGTTTACCTTTCTTTGGGTATCTTCGGTGGCCCAATTTCAAGGGAAGTAAATTGATCGTTTGCGTCCTTGCATCTGCACAGTTAAAATTTTGGTCTGCCTCCAGCCCAACGGTTCGATACAAATTGATCGGGCTGTCCGTAGAGACATATTCCTGGCTAAAATTAGGGCCACGAATGCATCAGCGCGTGATACGACGCGGTCAGCTCGCGTGACCTACCATGCTTCGCTTGCTAGGGACAACGAAATCCAGCAGACCGCCGCCCCTCCCCTTCTTTGTAGCCCTAGGGCGACGACACCACCCCCTCGCCGTAGTAGCCAAGCTCTGTTTGGGCACGACTCACAGGAGTCCACGCTAGGTGCCGAGATAGGAGAGAGCCCTTGCCCGCATCGCTCGCATCCTTGTTGGTCGCCCATCTGCTCGGAGCCCCACACCGGCCTTGACACACATGATATGTTCGGTCGATTGCGTGGCACAGAAGAACTGTTCGGTCAATTAAGTACCATTTACGCCAACTATGCTAGCTATTTATCCATTGTTTTTGTCCTATAGATGGACCTCAGAGAGTCGCTCGTGATGCTCCGTAGAGAAGTCGTGGACACCCCGTACGATGAGACGTCACATGTCATGGTTGTCGCGGCCTCCCTCATCCACGAGCACAATGCCAGATAGATGCCGGTGTACTGGGGCTTGACAAGGGGCTGCTCGGCCAACGTGAAATGTAACCGAGTGGGTGGCCACAACCGACTGCATAAAGACTGCTCCTATCTCACCGATCCGGTCTACAAGGAAGTCATGTTCTGGCTCTGCTATCGGATGTCAAGAGACCTGTTCTTGATAATTTTACGGGGTGTCAGAGACTACGATCTTTACTTCCGATGTAGGCCTGATGCCACTTGTAAGGTAGGCTTCACCTCTTACCAGAAGTGTTTCGCAACTAGTTGTGGCTTTCGTACAGTCTGGTGATATATTCGACGTGTACCTATGAATGAGTGAAAGCACCTACCTTAATCCATGTACAAGTTTTGTCGAGCCGTGATTGCGGTGTTTGACAAACTTTACTCGAGAGAGCCAACGGTTGAGGACACATCACGGTTGTTGTGGATCAACGAGGCAAGAGGGATCCCGGGGGGTGATCAGTAGCATCGATTTTATGCACTGAGAGTGGAAGAACTGTCCATTTGCATGGCAGAGTCAGTGCAACCGCGAGGGATGCACTATCATTCTTGAGGCAGTGACATTGCATGATTTGTAGATTTTCcagtctttctttggcatggccggttcccaCAATAATGTTAATGTGCCCCACCGCTCTCCGGTATCCGCCCGACTTCTAAAAGGCACCGCTCCTGTGGCGAACTATAAGATCAATGGCAATGCATACGACATGCCATACTATCTTGTTGATGACATCTATCCTGACTATGCTACACTTATGAAGACAGTCCGCAAACCTGATACAGAGGAATGGCAAGAGGTTCACCGAGAGGGAAAAgacttgcaggaaagatgtggagtgGGCAATTGCCATTTGGTTTGCTCCAATCTCAGTGGGCTGTTGTTCGTCACCTAGCTAAAACATGGTTTTTGAAGActatgcatgaggtgatgacctaatgtgtgatcatgcacaacacaaTTGTTGGCCATAGATGGGAATTTCAGAGTGACTTTGTTGAGCCACAGACCGGGACAGAAACATGGGAGGATTTTCTGCATATGAACATTGAAGTCTCTTGCAGCTACATTTCCTCTGTAGATGGATTCGATTGATCACATATGGGCATTGGCAGAGTATGAAGAGAATGAGGAGTAGTCAATCTCATCTCATTTCATTTGTTCACTATGAGCTGTGTTATTTTATTTTCCATGCATAGCCAATGCATGTATCTCACACAACTTTGATGAGACGGAAGGAATATTTGTTCACTATGACCATAATTGGGCCGTTTGAGATGCTCTTACTCTACTACTACGTACTGTACTAAATAATCTGTGTACTGAAACTGTACTGCAACTGAAACTGCAGCGTGCCCAGCACCAGGTTTTTGAGGACCAGTTACAAGAGAAGATCGATTTTGCAGGGCGGTCGGTCCGTTCCCGTGCGGTGCTCACGAGCCATTTCGCGATGCGGCACACGGGCAAACGCAAGACGACGGCGGCGAGGGCCATTAGGCAGGCCAATCTTGTCAGTAAGCTAAATCCAGGAGATCGGCGGCGGGTAAACATGGGGATCCAAGACGCAGCCAGCCTGCGCGGGATAGCGCAGCATCGTGCGTAACCAACCGCGCGCCGCCTCGGGCCATTTCCCCACTACGTTCCCCACGACTGTGTCCCCCACCTTGGCCTTGGCGGTTCTCTTCCCATCGAGCGAGCAACTAGGGCGGCACACGGCGCGGTTAAAAGGCACCCCAGCGCGCGAGGCCGCATTATCCCGGCGCGAATGCGATAGCAGGCCAACTACAACTCCACTACATCGCTCTCCCGCCCCCGCGCATCCCGCACCTCGCGCGCGCTCTACCTatccacgcacgcacgcacgaacACACCAGCACAGCCATGGACGGCGCCGGCAACGGccgcaagaagctcaagcaccgcCTGGCGGCCATCCTCTCCGTCTTCTCCCGCCGCTCGGGCGGCAGGAAGCGCCGCGACGAtgcggccgcgccgccgccgctggcATTGCCCTCCTACGCACGCGTAGGAGCGGGAGGCAACGGCAAGAAGGTCGGCGGGCAGCACGACCGCCGCCTCTCCGTCTCGGCGCGGCGCGCCGTCCCGCTGATCCGCATCACCATCGACTGCGCCGGCCGCCGCTCCGTCGACGCCGCCGACCCGTCCCTCCTCGCGCCGCTCGACGCCAAGAACATGGAGACCAGCGAGTGGGAGGGCCGCCAGTGCCCGCCCTCCTCCCCCTTCCCCGTCGCGCCCCTGCCACCGCTGCCAAAGTGGACCAAGGACCGGGCCGGCACCACCACCCGCCGCCTCTCCACGCACTCCTCCCGCAGCAGGCTCCTGATGAGCAGCTCCTCATCCGACGACGAGTACGACGAGCAATCCTCGCGGAACCTCTTCTCCTCCCGGAGCTTCTCCTCCGACTCCTCCGACTTCTACAACTGCCCGCGCAACAAGACCACCACCAGAGCGCGCGCCTCCGTGTCCGGCCCGCCGTGCCGCGCGCCTGCCTCCAGCGCGCGCCGTGGAGCGTCGCAGAGCTGCCGCTACAGCTTCGAGCTGCCCCGCGGGTCCACGGCGTCCGACGGCGGGTTCGCGGTCGTCAAGCGCTCCGCGGACCCGTACGAGGACTTCCGCAGGTCCATGGAGGAGATGATCGCCGGGTGGCCCGAGGGCGGACACGGCATCCAGGGCGAGGAGCAGGACGCGGAGGGGCTCCTGGAGACGTACCTCGTGCTCAACTCGCCGCGGCACTACCCGGCCATCCTCGCCGCCTTCGCCGACGTGCGGGAGACGCTCTGCCCGTGAACTCTATTCAATCGGCTGTGATGTTGATAGAATTAACACTTTCGATCGAGCGAGACTGATGGCGCAATATCGAGTGGGACATTGTCCGACTTACGTGCATTGTCTCTGTCATCGCTGAATCCCGGCCAAGGTCGCTAACTTGTGCTTAATTTGGAGTTCCGCGCTCCGTAGTAGTATCTGTCAGTGGTATTGGTAGTGTACTGTACTACCTTAGTTTCTGGTTGTTAACTTTTAGGATTTCTACGATTTTACCTGTGTTTCGTGTAAATATGTGATTGTATATTTATGAATTAGCAATGCCTAACACTTATCTTTCGTGTTAATAAGAAAAAAAGTAATACTCTATGAACAGTCAACACTAGACTTCCTTATTTATGTGATTTTAGCTAATTCTACCCCTCTCATACTAAGATTGTCCCCTTATACTTCATTCCTTCGTGACTTCCGTACTCTGTAGTATGGTACTGTACGTCTGTACCTTAGCTTGTGGATGTTAGAATATCTCCTTCTTTATAGTTTCTGTTCAGTTTCTCCCATCGATAAGATCACATAAAATGAGGTGACTTTGAATATTTTTACATGGGTCTGAAAAACAACCCGCCTCAAATCGGTATTCGTGGGTTGCGTGGCGGAAGAGAGCCCAACCTCTATCCGTGCGGGGAAGATGGCACGCTGAAATTTCCTATTCCCCTCTCACACACTTTTTTCCTTCCGCGCATTCTCTTTCCACTGCGCCGCAGCCTCCCGCCATCTTTCTCACATGCATCGACCAAGCCCCGACGCCTACGAGAGCCCCGCACCCGCCACGTCGCCAGTAGTCGAACCAGCGGGCAGACCTCATTTTCTTCCATCGTGCAAGATTTCGATGGCAGAAGCTATGGATGCGCCGCGGAGGTTTGGTTCGGCCGCGACTAGGACCTAGGCCACCGGATTCAAACTCGCCGGAGCTCCTCCTATCGTGTCACGCTGCATCGACCCCGCCATCGGTAAAATTTGGTTCCGAATGATCTTCAATTTTGTTCTATTGAGCGTAATTTGATTTTGACATAGGATTGTTGTAGATGTCTTCTTCGTTGAGCTACACGTTCCTTTTCGAGGACTCCTCGTCTTCGGACGATTTAGACATAGATGAACTACTCAACAACGATGACACCGAGCACAGGATCCCCATCCTCGCCGCGAAGGAGCTTCAAGATAAAGCCAACCTCAAGAGGAAGCACGGATCTACGATCAGCCACATTTGCATCCCGTGGAACCGAGCGCTCGAGCACGCCACACTAATGCAAGAACTTCACCGAGGTATCGAAATATCTgccgcatcttgttaatagaaGGTACCTGATGCGTCGTTGTTTGTTCATGGACATAGTCAAAGCTTGTGTGAGGCCAATTCTCGATATTTTACTTGATGGAGAAACATTGTCGGCGTCGTGGGGTTTAGCCCTTATCAAAAAATATCCGCAGCTATGCGGGTGCTCACACATAGCTTCCCCACGGACTATACCGATGAGTAGATACAACCATTCAAGTCGTTCTGATGTTTTCCAAGGTGATGATCCGGGTGTTTGGTCGCGTTTATCTTCGGTCTCCAAATGAAGAAGATCCATGAAAATTGATGGCGATGAAAGAGACGAGATATTGGTTGGAAATGCTAGGGGGCGTAGATTGTGTGCTAGGGGGCACACTGAAATTTCCTATTCCCTCCCACACACTTTTTTCCTTCCGCGCATCCTCTTTCCGCCGCACCGCCGCTGCCTCCCGCCATCTTACTCGCATGCATCGAAcacaccccgacgactacgagtgcCCCGCACCCCACCGCGTCGGGAAATAGGTTGAATCTCCCGGGCGGACCTCGTTTTCTTCCACAGAGCAAATTTCGATGGCGGCCGCTATGGATGCGCAACAGAGGTTTGATTCGGCTGTGGCTAGGACGTAGGCTTCCGGATTTGAACTCGCCGGAGCTCCTCCTATCACATCGAGCCGCATCGACCACGCCAGCGGTAAAATTTGGTTCCAAATGTTCTTCAAGTTCGTTCTATTGAGCGTGATTTTATTTTGACATAGGATTGTTGTAGATGTCTTCGTCGTTGAGCTACGAGTTCCTTTTCGAGGACTGCTCGTCTTCGCACAATTCAAACATAGATGAATTGCTCAACAACGACGAGACCGAGCACATGATCCTCATCCTCACCACGAAGGGGAGCTCCAAGATAGAACCAacctcaagaggcggcacgaatcTATAGCCAACCGCATTTGCATCCCGTGGAACCGAGCGCTCTGGCACACCACGCTAATGCAAGAACTTCACCGAGGTACATGCCCGCCACATCTTTTTAGTAGAAGGTACCGGATGCGCCGTAGTTTATTTGTCGACATAGTCAAAGCTTGCAAGGCCAATTCTCGCTATTTTACTCGACGAAAGAAACATTGTCGGTGCCGTGGGGTTTAGCCCTTCTCAGAAAATATCCATGGCTATGCGCGTGCTCACACATAGCTTCCCCATGGACTATACCGACGAGTAGATACAACCATTCAAGTCATTCTGATGTTTTCCAAGGTGATGATCCGGGTGTTTGGTCGCGTGTATCTTCGATCTCCAAATGCTAGGGTGCGTAGATTTGATGCATTGAAGATGGAAGAATTTCCCAAAAGCATATCATTGACAATATGCGGTGCGGATTAGAATATGCAAATATTTTATTTTACAGTTTTCGGTTCACGGGATCTGATCGGTGCCGCCCGCGCGAACCCGGAATTCGCGTTTACCGCACCATGTACATGCAAGTTTACATATTGCGATTTACGAGATTTGCTGGAGATGCTTTAACTTACGAATGTACACTTGGTTGTTTGAAGAGCACAGTGTTGTGCTTCGTGTGAATACCTGATATTTTTTTGCATCAACAATGCCGAACACCTATCTTTCGTTCTTTGGTTGATTCAACTCTAAAATAAAAAAGAACCAACATTTGACTAGAGAATTTTGCTTAGTTGAACTAGCTTAGCTGACAAAGAGTATTTATTCTCACAAGATGACGCAGAGTCTTTGGCGCATGTGGGCTCAATTTCAACCGAATACTCTAATATACTTTAGTTCAGAATATACCCCATGCTTTCATTCTGACTCTGCCCCTATCATCTCCTATCATCGATACAATAACAAACAAAATCTGGGCAAGGAGTAGCCGGCAAACAAAGGAGAAGTGCCAAATTGGCAACGTTCTCTCCATTGCAAGGCGTATGTCGAGGGCATTACCGAATTTATAATGTGCAAACGGGAGACTTTCCTATTGATGATATTTTTCTTGTTTGCAGCCCCTGCTTCGGTATAGATGTCGCGAGCTAGTAGGAGCAGCCATGTGCTGATGTGCGCGCGGGTTGGCGCGGTTGGTGACCACAATCTGATTGGTGGGAACGGTTGGCACCAACCAACCACACATGACACCACCACCTACGCATCCGCGAttccgacgtgaagccatgcaactACGAACAAGAGATCACGTACGGCGAGTGTCGCCGTCGGCCGCGCCGGCACGGCCATGAGCCATCGATCCAATTcaggagcatctccaccggcgggccTCGATAGTATTTTGGGGCCCGGTGTGGTTTCTGGCCTCACACCGGCGCGTCGTAAAAAAACGTCGGCACGGTTTCGAGTCCAATAGAAACGCCGGCAACCCGTTGTCAGTTTCTTTGCGAAGGACACGAATTGGGGGCGCTGGCCCCTCGCGGCACGTCGATTTTCGGCGGTGGGGCCATCTTGGTAGCGATTCGAAGCGACGAGTGCATCATAAATGCGACGCCGCGGCCAAAGGCAGCCGGCCGCCGATGAAACCACCGGTCCACGTGCAGACGCCACCGTAAATGCAATACCTCGGTTGTTGTGCGGGTAGTTGACACCCCTACTTAGTACGCTCTCCACCGCCGCGATGCTATCCTCTActctccaccgccgccgcgctatcctctctcatctccaccaccgccaccgcgctaTCCTCTCATCTCCACCACAACAATGCCGCGgcggtgaaaggatcgtatgccgaacctagagggggggtgtgtgaataggtgctaaccaatttttagttctttttcaatttagccttgagacaaaggtaaattctctagatatgcaactatgtaaatttaactatatgacaaggttaacaactaagcaagatatagcaacGCAATATATAGGGAGGgataaaggatagaggtaaccaagagtgaagcacgcggagacacggagatgattcccgtagttcccttcctttgcaagaaggtacgtctacgtttggaggagcgtggttgctacgaaagccaaaccaacagccacgaaggtttcactcagatctcctgggagcaacgccacaaaggcctagcccacttccactaagggatttcctcgaggcggaaaccgggcctttacaaggttcttggggcacacatccacaaccaaattggaggcccccaaatctgtaacaacacaacaaatcaacaaaAATACATCAACAACTACAATTAggaatccaaagaggaacactagcaagggatccctcaagcatatgagggggaaatgttaatcgcttcggtgaggatgtagatcggtgtcttcttcttcaaatctccaaagatcaagagctttggttgggtgacacgcgtacagcacgcgaccgttgggaaccccaagtggaaggtgtgatgcgtacagcagtaagtttccctcagttagaaaccaaggtttatcgaaccagtaggagtcaacaagcacgttgaaggttgatggcggcgagatgtagtgcggcgcaacaccagggattccagcgccaacgtggaacctgcacaacacaaccaaaatactttgccccaacgtaacagtgaggttgtcaatctcaccggcttgctgtaacaaaggattagatgtatagtgtggatgatgattgtttgcagaaaacagtagaacgagtattgcagtagattgtattcgatgtaaaagaatggaccggggtccacagttcactagtggtgtctctcccataagataaatagcatgttgggtgaacaaattacagttgggcaattgacaaatagagagggcatgaccatgcacatacatgatatgatgagtatagtgagatttaattgggcattacgacaaagtacatagaccgctatccagcatgcatctatgcctaaaaagtccaccttcaggttatcatccgaaccccttccagtattaagttgcaaacaacagacaattgcattaagtatggtgcgtaatgtaatcaataactacatcctcggacatagcatcaatgttttatccctagtggcaacagcacatccacaaccttagaactttctgtcactgtcccagatttaatggaggcatgaacccactatcgagcataaatactccctcttggagttactagcaaaaacttggccagagcctctactaacaacggagagcatgcaagatcataaacaacacataggtaatagattgataatcaacataacatagtattctctatccatcggatcccaacaaacacaacatgtagtattacagatagatgatcttgatcatgttaggcagctcacaagacccgacaatgaagcataatgaggagaagacgaccatctagctactgctatggacccatagtccaggggtgaactactcactcatcactccggaggcgaccatggcggtgaagagtcctccgggagatgattcccctctccggcagggtgccggaggcgatctcctgaatcccccgagatgggattggcggcggcgtcgtctctggaaggttttccgtatcgtggctctcggtactgggggtttcgcgacgaagactatatgtaggcggaagggcaggtcagggggccgcacgggacccccacacaacaggccggcgcggccaaggcccaggccgtgccgccctggtgtctggccacctcatggccccacttcgtctcctcttcggtcttctggaagcttcgtggcaaaataggcccctgggcgttgatttcgtccaattccgagaatatttccttactaggatttctgaaaccaaaaacagcagaaaacaaagaatcggctcttcggcatctcgttaataggttagtgccggaaaatgcataaatatgacataaagtatgcataaaacatgtaggtatcatcaataatgtggcatggaacataagaaattatcgatacgtcggagacgtatcagcatccccaagcttagtttctgctcgtcccgagcaggtaaacgataacaaagataatttctgg
Coding sequences within it:
- the LOC127338711 gene encoding uncharacterized protein, yielding MSVPCSDQEFRPVKAKAASLPLGVTAERCWCGRLAKVKQVEDFSDWFGMKFFMCASYEHDPPRSSASSSTRPPSPPPLCKWFHWIDTEQPDWARQEVEEKHRRAWATFFEEERWEKVRANEKAERERQIQKLRAEQARNREVNQKRMDDEAARRFAEEEVRREAREAERKRLRERAAEAQAAEERGDKSGKWPRWTQGK
- the LOC127344594 gene encoding uncharacterized protein; amino-acid sequence: MDGAGNGRKKLKHRLAAILSVFSRRSGGRKRRDDAAAPPPLALPSYARVGAGGNGKKVGGQHDRRLSVSARRAVPLIRITIDCAGRRSVDAADPSLLAPLDAKNMETSEWEGRQCPPSSPFPVAPLPPLPKWTKDRAGTTTRRLSTHSSRSRLLMSSSSSDDEYDEQSSRNLFSSRSFSSDSSDFYNCPRNKTTTRARASVSGPPCRAPASSARRGASQSCRYSFELPRGSTASDGGFAVVKRSADPYEDFRRSMEEMIAGWPEGGHGIQGEEQDAEGLLETYLVLNSPRHYPAILAAFADVRETLCP